A DNA window from Stenotrophomonas sp. 57 contains the following coding sequences:
- a CDS encoding ATP-binding protein gives MSDPAPPPSLDALGTPLAWAGADGRIIGCNPAFARWLGVSGRRLLGQPLAALEVQGEALAHFLARDERDSLRLNRLALAVPGEAPRFAEGWMSRRDDGGWLLEAHPVDEFPGLDPTQALPSALSAALKGLAHELRNPLAGLKGAAQLLARRAAQRDASERELIELIGSEIERLNGLLDQLLSPAPAAPHAELNIHAALERVLRLAESEAGWAVRLQRDYDPSIPEFHGDADRLTQAVWNLVRNAIQAGAGNITLRTRVEHGVRITEQLHTLALRLEIADDGRGVPEELAEHLFLPLVSGRAEGTGLGLALAQQVAREHRGTLTYRSRPGHTVFTLLLPIGNGAAPAEEALRDV, from the coding sequence ATGTCCGACCCCGCACCCCCGCCGTCCCTCGATGCCCTCGGCACGCCGCTGGCCTGGGCCGGGGCCGATGGCCGCATCATCGGCTGCAATCCCGCCTTTGCCCGCTGGCTGGGCGTCAGTGGCCGCCGCCTGCTGGGCCAGCCGCTCGCCGCGCTGGAAGTGCAGGGCGAGGCCCTGGCCCATTTCCTGGCCCGCGACGAGCGCGACAGCCTGCGCCTGAACCGGCTGGCGCTGGCCGTGCCGGGCGAGGCGCCGCGTTTCGCCGAGGGCTGGATGAGCCGCCGCGACGATGGCGGCTGGCTGCTGGAAGCACATCCGGTGGACGAATTCCCCGGCCTGGACCCGACCCAGGCCCTGCCCAGTGCGCTCAGTGCCGCGCTGAAGGGCCTGGCCCACGAGCTGCGCAATCCGCTGGCCGGCCTGAAGGGCGCGGCGCAGCTGCTGGCCCGCCGCGCCGCCCAGCGCGACGCCAGCGAACGTGAGCTGATCGAGCTGATCGGCTCGGAGATCGAACGCCTCAATGGCCTGCTCGACCAGCTGCTGTCGCCCGCCCCGGCCGCGCCGCATGCCGAACTGAACATCCATGCCGCGCTGGAGCGCGTGCTGCGCCTGGCCGAGAGCGAGGCCGGCTGGGCGGTGCGCTTGCAGCGCGACTATGACCCCAGCATTCCTGAATTCCATGGCGACGCCGATCGCCTCACCCAGGCCGTGTGGAATCTGGTGCGCAATGCGATCCAGGCCGGCGCCGGCAACATCACCCTGCGCACGCGGGTGGAGCATGGCGTGCGCATCACCGAGCAGCTGCACACCCTGGCCCTGCGCCTGGAAATCGCCGATGACGGCCGCGGCGTGCCCGAGGAACTGGCCGAGCACCTGTTCCTGCCGCTGGTCAGTGGCCGCGCCGAAGGCACCGGATTGGGCCTGGCGCTGGCCCAGCAGGTGGCGCGCGAGCATCGCGGCACGCTCACCTACCGCTCGCGCCCCGGCCATACCGTGTTCACCCTGCTGCTGCCGATCGGCAACGGCGCCGCCCCGGCCGAGGAGGCCCTGCGCGATGTCTGA
- a CDS encoding heme biosynthesis HemY N-terminal domain-containing protein yields MKPLQSLVVLLLAVAIGVVAAQWLGADDLNRFGEVTLRYGGYDYHSNLPKVALLSVIAVLVLWLLWSLIAAPFRAWGRYRRKQGRVRLIDGLQAYEHGQWQRAEKLLDGAAKDPEVSGVALANAVRSAQARADGPAGEALLQRLGESDATLQALLRAEQLIARDLPVDAINVLDVAAIQPLPPRGLWLRTEALAQAGRAHEAYGQLGALRQSKVLPADANSELEARLAAQALLEAADVNALAAQWEATPKALRPTPDVVGAYATRAVALNWDEPALLALEQALDHRWDDELVALYGRLPAERLATRQSNLARWRNVHDGSAALRLAQGRVALAQQQWDAADAFLHEAIAAGAGAPAWEALGELFAQRGDHALAAQCLANALRLQRGEDSLDLVRGIEAPSRTTVEEQPIAVQPPVYDANEERDEFGNPRFP; encoded by the coding sequence ATGAAACCCCTGCAATCCCTGGTCGTGCTGTTGCTGGCCGTGGCCATCGGCGTGGTCGCCGCGCAATGGCTCGGCGCCGATGACCTCAACCGCTTCGGCGAAGTGACCCTGCGCTACGGTGGCTACGACTATCACAGCAATCTGCCGAAGGTGGCCCTGCTGTCGGTGATCGCGGTGCTGGTGCTGTGGCTGCTGTGGAGCCTGATCGCCGCACCGTTCCGGGCCTGGGGCCGCTATCGCCGCAAACAGGGCCGGGTGCGCCTGATCGACGGCCTGCAGGCCTATGAGCACGGCCAGTGGCAGCGTGCCGAGAAGCTGCTTGATGGCGCGGCCAAGGACCCGGAAGTGAGTGGCGTGGCGCTGGCCAATGCCGTGCGCAGCGCGCAGGCGCGTGCCGATGGCCCCGCTGGCGAGGCGCTGTTGCAGCGCCTTGGCGAAAGCGATGCCACGCTGCAGGCGCTGCTGCGCGCCGAACAACTGATCGCCCGCGATCTGCCGGTGGATGCGATCAATGTGCTGGACGTGGCGGCGATCCAGCCGCTGCCGCCGCGCGGCCTGTGGCTGCGCACCGAAGCACTGGCACAGGCCGGCCGCGCCCACGAGGCGTACGGCCAACTGGGCGCACTGCGGCAGAGCAAGGTGTTGCCGGCCGATGCGAACAGCGAACTGGAAGCCCGTCTGGCCGCACAGGCGCTGCTGGAAGCAGCCGACGTCAACGCGCTGGCCGCGCAGTGGGAAGCCACGCCGAAGGCGCTGCGCCCCACCCCGGACGTGGTTGGCGCGTATGCCACCCGCGCGGTGGCACTGAACTGGGACGAGCCCGCGCTGCTGGCGCTGGAACAGGCCCTGGACCATCGCTGGGACGACGAACTGGTTGCGCTGTATGGCCGCCTGCCGGCCGAGCGCCTGGCCACGCGCCAGAGCAACCTGGCGCGCTGGCGCAACGTGCATGACGGCTCGGCCGCGCTGCGCCTGGCACAGGGCCGCGTGGCGCTGGCCCAGCAGCAGTGGGATGCCGCCGATGCGTTCCTGCACGAAGCCATCGCCGCGGGCGCCGGTGCACCGGCGTGGGAAGCGCTGGGTGAACTGTTCGCACAGCGTGGCGATCACGCACTGGCCGCGCAGTGCCTGGCCAATGCACTGCGCCTGCAGCGCGGCGAGGACAGCCTGGATCTGGTGCGCGGCATTGAAGCGCCGTCGCGGACCACGGTGGAAGAGCAGCCGATCGCGGTGCAGCCGCCGGTGTATGACGCCAACGAAGAGCGCGATGAGTTCGGCAACCCGCGCTTTCCCTGA
- a CDS encoding uroporphyrinogen-III C-methyltransferase yields the protein MNDTAPAAPPHRHVRWLLPLAGVVVLGAGGYAGWYVWQQQQEEQHAQAQTTAVQLQGLEATLDALRRDQRATSQRLQDAAATNRVLRDEMLGLSQRSSLLEENLAKLADSANQGRQAVQRDEAELLLTQAAQRLNYADDVDGARRLYAQAATALADLPDSEGLNLRQALVQERDALDALGAGPRVQALQRLDAVAKALQGLPSQVTGDAAMHTAKPWWQSTLAPFVDITPSRQNGPLTAAERRNADDALQLELTLARAAIERGDRAGRDTALARVEHWAQRRWPDSPALRAQRAELKALRELPLQASSTVLGSTLQQLRTQTDRR from the coding sequence ATGAACGACACTGCGCCCGCTGCTCCACCCCATCGACACGTGCGCTGGCTGCTGCCGCTGGCCGGCGTGGTCGTGCTTGGCGCGGGCGGCTATGCCGGCTGGTACGTCTGGCAGCAGCAGCAGGAAGAGCAGCACGCGCAGGCGCAGACCACCGCCGTGCAGTTGCAGGGCCTGGAAGCCACGCTGGATGCGCTGCGCCGCGACCAGCGCGCGACCAGCCAGCGCCTGCAGGATGCGGCGGCCACCAACCGCGTGCTGCGCGACGAGATGCTGGGCCTTTCGCAGCGCAGTTCGCTGTTGGAAGAGAACCTGGCCAAGCTGGCCGACAGCGCCAACCAGGGCCGCCAGGCGGTACAGCGCGATGAGGCCGAACTGCTGCTGACCCAGGCCGCACAGCGGTTGAACTACGCCGACGACGTGGACGGCGCACGCCGCCTGTACGCACAGGCCGCCACCGCACTGGCCGACCTGCCGGACAGCGAGGGCCTGAACCTGCGCCAGGCGCTGGTGCAGGAGCGCGATGCGCTTGATGCGCTCGGCGCTGGACCGCGCGTGCAGGCGCTGCAGCGACTGGATGCAGTGGCCAAAGCATTGCAGGGCCTGCCCTCGCAGGTGACTGGCGACGCGGCGATGCACACGGCAAAACCGTGGTGGCAATCGACGCTGGCCCCGTTCGTGGACATCACCCCGAGCCGCCAGAACGGCCCACTGACCGCAGCCGAACGCCGTAACGCCGACGATGCACTGCAGCTGGAACTGACCCTGGCGCGCGCCGCGATCGAGCGCGGCGACCGCGCCGGTCGCGATACTGCGCTGGCACGCGTGGAGCATTGGGCACAGCGGCGCTGGCCGGATTCACCGGCCCTGCGCGCGCAGCGTGCTGAACTGAAGGCCTTGCGCGAGCTTCCGCTGCAGGCCAGCAGTACCGTTCTTGGCAGCACCCTGCAGCAACTGCGCACCCAGACCGACCGGAGGTAA
- the ntrC gene encoding nitrogen regulation protein NR(I) — protein sequence MSESSSSPQRIWVVDDDRAVRFVLCTALREAGYQVVDFDSAAPALQALSEGPPPALLFTDVRMPGDDGLVLLDKLKAALPQLPVVVMSAYTDVASTAGAFRGGAHEFLSKPFDLDDAVALAQRVLPAVAPALAAPTPAAETHSDQPPQLVGDTPPMRALFRAIGRLAQAPLAVLITGETGTGKELVANALHRESPRAHGPFVALNTAAIPAELLESELFGHEAGAFTGAQRRHIGRFEQADGGTLFLDEIGDMPLPLQTRLLRVLAQGEFFRVGGRELIRVDVRVVAATHQDLEGLVAEGKFRADLLHRLDVVRLQLPPLRERREDIAQLASTFLAAAARKLDTPPKRLTAAALQALREHDWPGNVRELENVCWRMAALAAADTIGVADVDTALNRARGRRSPAHGADPGQWEVLLAEWARRQLAEGVEGLHAQVRERVDHALLEAALQITHGRRAEAAARLGLGRNTLTRKLGAGRRRGGH from the coding sequence ATGTCTGAGTCTTCATCGTCCCCGCAGCGCATCTGGGTGGTCGACGACGACCGCGCCGTGCGCTTCGTGCTGTGCACCGCGCTGCGTGAGGCGGGCTACCAGGTCGTTGATTTCGACAGCGCCGCGCCTGCGTTGCAGGCCTTGAGCGAGGGCCCGCCGCCGGCGCTGCTGTTCACCGATGTACGCATGCCCGGCGACGACGGCCTGGTGCTGCTGGACAAGCTCAAGGCCGCGCTGCCGCAGCTGCCGGTGGTGGTGATGTCCGCCTACACCGATGTGGCCAGCACGGCGGGGGCATTCCGCGGTGGCGCGCATGAGTTCCTGTCCAAGCCGTTTGATCTGGACGATGCGGTGGCGCTGGCACAGCGCGTGCTGCCGGCTGTGGCACCGGCACTGGCCGCGCCCACGCCTGCCGCCGAAACGCACAGCGACCAGCCGCCGCAACTGGTGGGCGATACCCCGCCGATGCGCGCGCTGTTCCGCGCCATCGGTCGCCTGGCACAGGCGCCGTTGGCGGTGCTGATCACCGGCGAGACCGGCACCGGCAAGGAACTGGTGGCCAATGCGCTGCATCGTGAATCACCCCGCGCGCACGGTCCGTTCGTCGCGCTCAATACCGCGGCGATTCCCGCCGAACTGCTGGAGAGCGAGCTGTTCGGCCACGAGGCCGGTGCCTTCACCGGCGCGCAGCGCCGCCATATCGGCCGTTTCGAGCAGGCCGACGGCGGCACGCTGTTCCTGGATGAAATCGGCGACATGCCGCTTCCGCTGCAGACGCGCCTGTTGCGCGTGCTGGCGCAGGGCGAGTTCTTCCGCGTCGGTGGCCGCGAGCTGATCCGCGTCGACGTGCGCGTGGTGGCCGCCACCCACCAGGATCTGGAGGGACTGGTCGCGGAGGGGAAGTTCCGCGCCGATCTGCTGCACCGCCTGGACGTGGTGCGCCTGCAGCTGCCGCCACTGCGCGAGCGCCGCGAGGACATCGCGCAATTGGCCAGCACCTTCCTGGCTGCCGCCGCACGCAAGCTGGATACGCCGCCGAAGCGCCTGACCGCCGCGGCCCTGCAGGCGCTGCGCGAGCACGACTGGCCGGGCAATGTGCGCGAGCTGGAGAATGTGTGCTGGCGGATGGCCGCGCTGGCCGCCGCCGACACCATCGGCGTGGCCGACGTCGATACCGCGCTCAATCGCGCGCGTGGCCGCCGCAGCCCCGCGCACGGTGCCGATCCGGGGCAGTGGGAAGTGCTGCTGGCCGAGTGGGCACGGCGGCAGCTGGCCGAAGGCGTGGAAGGGCTGCATGCGCAGGTGCGCGAGCGGGTCGACCATGCGCTGCTGGAAGCCGCGCTGCAGATCACCCATGGGCGCCGCGCAGAAGCCGCTGCCCGCCTGGGCCTGGGCCGCAATACCCTTACCCGCAAGCTGGGCGCCGGACGTCGCCGCGGGGGCCATTGA
- a CDS encoding MltA domain-containing protein, with the protein MIDSATFKRRHCILLAAAALAGCSTTVPRTGSDRPTAVTPPAATYAKVAWSALPPVTDSDLQAGFVAWRSSCSRLKNDAVWAKPCATAAAVSDNDPAAIRQFLQRDLDVYALRAGGHQADGLITGYYEPIYPGSLTRTATATVPVYGTPDDLIVVQLDSLYPELKGKRLRGRVEGKVLKPYDDAGTIASKGARAPVLAWLTDPMDLQLLQIQGSGRVRLADGTQVRLAYAEQNGHPYRAIGRWLVDQGQLKKEDVTMDAIRAWARANPARVPELLRSNPSYVFFVRSADSPEGPRGSLNVPLTAGYSVAVDRTVVPLGSLLWLSTTRPDGTPVVRPVAAQDTGGAIAGEVRADLYWGSGDAAGKLAGDMKQKGNLWMLWPKGLALPR; encoded by the coding sequence ATGATCGATTCAGCCACCTTCAAGCGCAGGCACTGCATCCTGCTGGCAGCGGCCGCGCTCGCGGGCTGCTCCACCACCGTCCCCCGCACCGGATCCGACCGGCCGACGGCCGTCACACCGCCGGCGGCGACCTACGCCAAGGTCGCATGGAGCGCACTGCCGCCGGTCACCGACAGCGACCTGCAGGCCGGCTTCGTTGCCTGGCGCAGCAGTTGCAGCCGGCTGAAGAACGATGCGGTCTGGGCAAAGCCCTGCGCCACGGCCGCTGCGGTTTCAGACAATGACCCGGCGGCGATCCGCCAGTTCCTGCAGCGCGACCTCGATGTCTACGCGCTGCGTGCCGGCGGCCACCAGGCCGACGGGCTCATTACCGGCTACTACGAACCGATCTATCCCGGCAGCCTCACCCGCACGGCCACTGCCACGGTGCCGGTGTACGGCACGCCCGATGACCTGATCGTGGTGCAGCTGGACAGCCTCTACCCGGAACTGAAGGGCAAGCGCCTGCGCGGGCGCGTCGAAGGCAAGGTGCTCAAGCCCTATGACGACGCCGGCACGATTGCCAGCAAAGGCGCCAGGGCCCCGGTACTGGCCTGGCTGACCGATCCCATGGACCTGCAGCTGCTGCAGATCCAGGGTTCCGGCCGGGTACGCCTGGCCGATGGCACGCAGGTGCGGCTGGCCTACGCCGAGCAGAACGGCCATCCCTACCGCGCCATTGGCCGCTGGCTGGTGGACCAGGGCCAGCTGAAGAAGGAAGACGTGACCATGGACGCGATCCGCGCCTGGGCGCGGGCCAATCCCGCGCGCGTGCCGGAACTGCTGCGAAGCAACCCCAGCTACGTGTTCTTCGTGCGCAGCGCCGACAGCCCGGAAGGCCCGCGTGGCTCGTTGAACGTGCCGCTGACCGCCGGCTACAGCGTGGCGGTGGATCGGACCGTGGTGCCACTGGGCAGCCTGCTGTGGCTGTCCACCACACGCCCGGATGGCACCCCGGTGGTGCGTCCGGTGGCTGCGCAGGACACCGGCGGCGCCATCGCCGGCGAAGTACGCGCCGACCTGTACTGGGGCAGTGGCGATGCCGCTGGCAAGCTGGCCGGCGACATGAAGCAGAAGGGCAACCTCTGGATGCTGTGGCCGAAAGGTCTGGCGTTGCCACGGTAG
- a CDS encoding superoxide dismutase family protein, with protein MRLIHTSLFAAITALGLAACGQQPAAPQAETAPAAPAATTEPAAAPAPAADASATAELAPTQGNEAKGSVTFKVVDGKVHVTGQISGLKPGSEHGFHIHEKGDCSAPDGMSAGGHFNPGHQDHGNVATDPHHGGDMPNIKADDKGVATIDGPVSSNVNIGKGDDFDIIGRGLIVHADADDYKTQPTGNAGARLACAVIKKAP; from the coding sequence ATGCGTTTGATCCACACTTCGCTGTTCGCTGCCATCACCGCGCTGGGCCTGGCGGCCTGCGGCCAGCAGCCCGCCGCACCGCAGGCGGAAACCGCACCGGCGGCGCCGGCGGCCACCACTGAACCGGCTGCCGCACCGGCACCGGCCGCCGATGCTTCGGCCACCGCCGAGCTGGCTCCGACCCAGGGCAACGAAGCCAAGGGCAGCGTCACCTTCAAGGTGGTCGACGGCAAGGTTCACGTGACCGGCCAGATCAGCGGCCTGAAGCCGGGCAGCGAGCACGGCTTCCACATCCACGAGAAGGGCGACTGCAGCGCGCCGGATGGCATGAGCGCCGGCGGCCACTTCAACCCGGGCCACCAGGATCACGGCAACGTGGCCACCGATCCGCACCACGGCGGCGACATGCCCAACATCAAGGCCGACGACAAGGGCGTGGCCACCATCGACGGTCCCGTCTCCAGCAACGTCAACATCGGCAAGGGCGATGACTTCGACATCATCGGCCGCGGCCTGATCGTCCACGCCGACGCGGACGACTACAAGACCCAGCCGACCGGCAACGCCGGCGCGCGCCTGGCCTGTGCGGTGATCAAGAAGGCCCCGTAA
- a CDS encoding TonB-dependent receptor gives MKTSTLVAALAAAPFAPEAFAQSADAALTLGKVQVHQHGEGQLSAHQVLTSVDVLGADQIEDRNVSHSWELLGQMPGIQLTETRQGAESGKVSFRAFNGEGYLNAIKTLIDGIPSNVNSGNQRFIDMLFPLEISYIEVVRGTNDPRYGLHNIGGNVNFGTRQGGTYTDARLAYGSYNTRDAQLAVGREADGFAQNYFVGTQASDGYRDHDTSKKYSLGGKWFHGSLDDGLRVGLTARAYHHEADEPGFMTADELRTHRRGSDLRNGNDGDDRDMRQIAAHVDLKLSHSLTFGTRLYYNRYEDDRRVTFSDLPTGNLPRQRRVWDERQTGLLSTLTWQASPALTVEGGLNYEQQDNGYIRERYAYAEPTDFSQAPARVQNNDRHSFDNWGAYVQAIYQPAEAWKIVPAYRIDRFSGSTHLMSGISGRLQDYGTIGQPKLSVIHSLGETTHVYANWGRTFQVLTGSTAPAYLTPGQAPMQPSTNTGMELGLKFQPFAGSQARLAVWQQDAENEVSNMPATGTTVTLGKTRRRGVDAQLSLQLGDDWTLWASHAYQEAKITRDERDASISLQGREVAATPRHISNLGVDYRASDALRLGLQARAQGDYYLEERNVAGKFGGFAVLDLSAAYQINPRWSVDLQLKNVTGREYAYVWYDSFFWDSARPMFSPAPGRSVFVGLNMKL, from the coding sequence ATGAAGACCTCCACGCTGGTGGCCGCCCTCGCGGCCGCCCCGTTCGCTCCTGAAGCTTTCGCACAGTCCGCCGATGCCGCGCTCACCCTCGGCAAGGTGCAGGTGCACCAGCATGGCGAAGGCCAGCTCAGCGCACACCAGGTGCTGACCTCGGTGGACGTGCTGGGCGCGGACCAGATCGAAGACCGCAACGTCTCGCACAGCTGGGAACTGCTGGGGCAGATGCCCGGCATCCAGCTCACCGAAACCCGGCAGGGTGCGGAGTCGGGCAAGGTCAGCTTCCGCGCCTTCAACGGCGAGGGCTACCTCAACGCGATCAAGACCCTCATCGACGGCATCCCCAGCAACGTCAACAGCGGCAACCAGCGCTTCATCGACATGCTGTTCCCGCTGGAAATCAGCTACATCGAAGTGGTGCGCGGGACCAACGACCCGCGCTACGGCCTGCACAACATTGGCGGCAACGTGAACTTCGGTACGCGCCAGGGCGGCACCTACACCGATGCGCGGCTGGCCTACGGCAGCTACAACACCCGCGATGCGCAGCTTGCCGTGGGCCGTGAAGCGGATGGCTTCGCCCAGAACTACTTCGTCGGCACCCAGGCCAGTGATGGCTACCGCGACCATGACACCTCGAAGAAGTATTCGCTGGGCGGCAAATGGTTCCATGGCTCGCTGGACGACGGCCTGCGCGTGGGCCTGACCGCGCGCGCCTACCACCACGAAGCGGACGAACCCGGCTTCATGACGGCCGACGAACTGCGCACGCACCGCCGTGGCAGCGACCTGCGCAACGGCAACGATGGCGATGACCGCGACATGCGGCAGATCGCCGCGCACGTGGATTTGAAGCTCTCTCACTCGCTCACCTTCGGCACGCGGCTGTACTACAACCGCTATGAAGATGATCGCCGGGTGACCTTCAGCGATCTGCCCACCGGCAACCTGCCGCGCCAGCGCCGCGTGTGGGATGAGCGGCAGACCGGCCTGCTCAGCACGCTCACCTGGCAGGCCAGCCCCGCGCTGACCGTGGAAGGCGGCCTGAACTACGAACAGCAGGACAACGGCTACATCCGCGAGCGCTACGCCTACGCCGAACCCACTGATTTCAGCCAGGCCCCGGCGCGCGTGCAGAACAACGACCGCCACAGCTTCGACAACTGGGGCGCCTACGTGCAGGCCATCTACCAGCCCGCCGAGGCGTGGAAGATCGTGCCGGCCTACCGTATCGACCGCTTCAGTGGCAGCACGCACCTGATGAGCGGCATCAGCGGCCGCTTGCAGGACTACGGCACGATCGGCCAGCCCAAGCTGAGCGTCATCCACAGCCTGGGCGAAACCACCCACGTCTACGCGAACTGGGGCCGCACCTTCCAGGTGCTCACCGGCTCCACCGCGCCGGCCTACCTCACCCCGGGACAGGCGCCGATGCAGCCGTCCACCAACACCGGCATGGAGCTGGGCCTGAAGTTCCAGCCGTTCGCCGGCAGCCAGGCGCGGCTGGCGGTGTGGCAGCAGGATGCGGAAAACGAGGTGTCCAACATGCCGGCCACCGGGACCACGGTCACCCTGGGCAAGACCCGCCGCCGCGGCGTGGATGCGCAGTTGAGCCTGCAACTTGGCGATGACTGGACGCTGTGGGCCTCGCACGCCTATCAGGAAGCGAAGATCACCCGCGACGAGCGCGATGCCAGCATTTCGCTGCAGGGCAGGGAAGTGGCGGCCACCCCGCGCCATATCAGCAACCTGGGCGTGGACTACCGCGCCAGCGACGCGCTGCGCCTCGGCCTGCAGGCGCGCGCGCAGGGCGACTACTACCTGGAAGAGCGCAACGTGGCGGGCAAGTTCGGCGGCTTCGCCGTGCTCGACCTCAGCGCCGCGTATCAGATCAACCCGCGCTGGAGCGTGGACCTGCAGCTGAAGAACGTTACCGGCCGCGAGTACGCCTACGTCTGGTACGACAGCTTCTTCTGGGACAGCGCCCGACCGATGTTCTCGCCGGCCCCGGGCCGCAGCGTGTTCGTCGGCCTGAACATGAAGCTGTAA
- a CDS encoding superoxide dismutase family protein, with protein MRLSFAILPLSAAVLLSACGSAPKKAEPTPPPPTVVSAAKQAEANLSPSSASIVSGRLALMVEPGGLHITGLIGGLQPMQQAGFHIHERGDCSAVDASSAGNHFNPGGAAHGRAGTGKHHLGDMDNLRADAQGRANVDIHLKGVTLGGGAATDIAGRALVVHANADDYRSQPAGNAGVRIACGVIRVVR; from the coding sequence ATGCGTCTGTCCTTTGCCATCCTCCCGTTGTCCGCCGCCGTGCTGCTGTCTGCCTGTGGCAGCGCGCCCAAGAAGGCCGAGCCCACCCCGCCGCCGCCGACCGTGGTCAGCGCTGCGAAACAGGCCGAGGCCAATCTGTCGCCGTCGTCGGCCAGCATCGTCAGTGGCCGCCTGGCATTGATGGTGGAGCCTGGTGGCCTGCACATCACCGGCCTGATCGGTGGCCTGCAGCCGATGCAGCAGGCCGGCTTCCACATCCACGAGCGCGGCGACTGCAGCGCGGTGGATGCCAGCAGTGCCGGCAACCACTTCAACCCCGGTGGCGCCGCGCATGGCCGCGCCGGCACCGGCAAGCACCACCTGGGCGACATGGACAATCTGCGTGCCGACGCCCAGGGCCGCGCCAACGTCGATATCCACCTCAAGGGCGTTACCCTTGGCGGAGGCGCCGCCACCGATATCGCCGGACGTGCACTGGTCGTGCATGCCAACGCCGACGACTATCGCAGCCAGCCCGCCGGCAATGCCGGCGTCCGCATCGCCTGTGGCGTGATCCGGGTTGTCCGCTGA
- a CDS encoding acetyl-CoA C-acetyltransferase, translating to MPGISMPNARPVAILGGVRIPFCRQNTAYSDVGNLGMSVRTLGALVERFGLHGQQLGEVAMGAVIKHSSDWNLGREATLSSGLSPLTPGITLQRACGTSLDSIITVANKIALGQIESGIGGGSDTTSDVPIVYGKKLRARLLAANRAKSTGDKIRALTAGFKFSELKPEFPGVAEPRTGKSMGDHCEDMAKEWNISRDSQDEWAVSSHKKLAAAYERGFFNDLIAPFRGVERDNILRPDTSLEKLATLKPAFDKVSGRGTLTAANSTPLTDGAAAVLLASEEWARAHGHEPQAYLRDAHVSAVDFVHGEGLLMAPTVAVPEMLKRNGLTLQDFDIYEIHEAFAAQVLCTLRAWESEDYCRNRLGLDAPLGRIDPDKINLLGSSLATGHPFAATGARVIATAAKQLAERGGGRALVSICTAGGMGVVAIVER from the coding sequence ATGCCAGGTATCTCCATGCCCAATGCTCGTCCCGTCGCCATCCTCGGTGGCGTCCGCATTCCGTTCTGCCGCCAGAACACCGCGTATTCGGATGTCGGCAACCTCGGCATGTCGGTCCGTACGCTGGGCGCACTGGTCGAACGGTTCGGCCTGCATGGCCAGCAGCTGGGTGAAGTGGCGATGGGTGCGGTGATCAAGCACTCCAGCGACTGGAACCTCGGCCGCGAGGCCACGCTGTCTTCCGGCCTGTCGCCGCTGACCCCGGGCATCACCCTGCAGCGCGCCTGCGGCACCTCGCTGGACAGCATCATCACTGTCGCCAACAAGATCGCGCTGGGCCAGATCGAATCCGGCATCGGCGGCGGTTCGGACACCACCTCCGACGTGCCGATCGTCTACGGCAAGAAGCTGCGCGCGCGCCTGCTGGCGGCCAACCGCGCCAAGAGCACCGGCGACAAGATCCGCGCGTTGACCGCCGGCTTCAAGTTCTCTGAACTGAAGCCCGAGTTCCCCGGCGTGGCCGAGCCGCGCACCGGCAAGAGCATGGGCGACCACTGCGAGGACATGGCCAAGGAATGGAACATCTCGCGCGACTCGCAGGACGAGTGGGCGGTGTCCTCGCACAAGAAGCTGGCCGCCGCTTATGAGCGCGGCTTCTTCAACGACCTGATCGCACCGTTCCGTGGTGTCGAGCGCGACAACATCCTGCGCCCGGATACCTCGCTGGAAAAGCTCGCCACGCTGAAGCCGGCCTTCGACAAGGTCTCCGGCCGCGGCACGCTCACCGCCGCCAACTCCACCCCGCTCACCGACGGCGCCGCTGCGGTCCTGCTGGCCAGCGAAGAGTGGGCGCGTGCACACGGTCACGAGCCGCAGGCCTACCTGCGTGATGCGCACGTCTCTGCGGTGGACTTCGTGCATGGCGAAGGCCTGCTGATGGCGCCGACCGTGGCCGTACCGGAAATGCTCAAGCGCAATGGCCTGACCCTGCAGGACTTCGACATCTACGAGATCCACGAAGCCTTCGCTGCGCAGGTGCTGTGCACCCTGCGCGCGTGGGAGAGCGAGGACTACTGCCGCAACCGCCTGGGCCTGGACGCACCGCTGGGCCGCATCGATCCGGACAAGATCAACCTGCTGGGTTCGTCGCTGGCCACGGGCCACCCGTTCGCCGCCACCGGCGCCCGCGTGATCGCCACGGCGGCCAAGCAGCTTGCCGAGCGTGGCGGTGGCCGCGCGCTGGTGTCGATCTGCACCGCTGGCGGCATGGGTGTAGTGGCGATCGTCGAACGCTGA